The window ACAGTCACGGTGGGTAATGTTGGCAGAGTTTCCCCCCTGTGTTTCCTGTATATATTGAGTGAGCGCACCATCACAACCACACTGGCACGGACTGGCACTGGTAAGACTTcatctttattattttggattttaacAGTCATTTCCATGATGATTAAATTTGAGACAAATGCATTGCTactcttttattttgtcacgTAATCCTTcgttattgttttcattctcTTACAAATTCACATCAAAGGTTTTTGTACTTTAGGATAATTTGAGTATAAGTGAGCTTTTATTTGGTGAatggtatattttatttgacactGAAAGTGGAAAAAATTCTAAAGGTTGCTTTATGAATGTATATTTTATTCGAATGCTTTCGATGAGTGATTCGTAACTGGTGGGTTGTGAAAAGCTAATCAAAAAGTATATTCAGATGTGATGTGTGTCAGTGATGTTGAATTTTCACTCAGcaaaagaatattttgaaaagctCGGGTATAAATGAAAgttgtgacattttattttatttctgtacATGTTTATATCGAATTAACATGTTCCTTCTCAGTTCTTTAAGCACGTAATGTGTCATGATATTAAATAGTGCATTTTGAAGAGGGCGGGTTGCTTGGCCCCAACAAAAGTGTAAATGTGGCTTCCAAAGAATCAGTTTAACTCAAAATGTGACCTCATATTTCATCATCTTCATATTTTAGCTTTGTATGTGCATATCTAGCTATAGTATTGTAACAGTAATAAATGTAGCTATGCTATGTTTGGGTTTCAGTTTCATCTTTGCCTATCAACTTATTATGGCCACAGACCATCAGAACCCCGCAtccaagcagcagcagccaggcTCCAGTGCACTCAAGGTAACAAAGTGATTGCATTAAAGAAAGATGCCACCCGCGAGGTTCACTTACCCCTTTGGAGTCAACACTTGCGCTGTGTTACTCAAATGGCCACGATTTTACTTGACTGGCAGATACATATGAATTAACATTGCTTCTCCCGGTCTGTTGTTGCCCTCCAGCTGGTTATCTATGAGCAGGAAAACTTCCAGGGACGGTGCCATGAGCTGACTGGTCCCTGTAACAACCTCCAGGAAGCAGGCGTGGAGAAAGTGGGCTCCATACTGGTGCTTTGTGGACCGTGAGTGTGGGTTTAGAGATGGACTCCAAATATAATTTAAGAGAAGGCTATTCTGTGGTTTCATGTCCACATAGAACACAAGCCCAGATCTCTTTCTTTTAACTCCTCTCAGGTGGGTGGGATATGAGCAGACCGAATGCAAGGGCGAGCAGTATGTGTTTGAGAAGGGGGAGTATCCTCGCTGGGATTCCTGGACCAACAGCAGGCGCAGTGACACCATTGCTGCATTCCGACCAATTAAAGTGGTGAGAAAGCgcactttttttccactaGTGATTTTTTGTCATATACTACAACGTCTTGCCCCTAATGTTTCGCTCTGAGAGCATCAAATGCATCTTTGCAGGATGAAAGCTTGAAACCAAATTTGCTGATGAGAACGTCACTCACTCTGCTAATTCGGTTTGGTTCCCAGGACAGCCAGGAGCACAAGATTGTCCTTTATGAGAACCCCAGCTTCGCAGGCAAGAAGATAGAAATCATCGATGATGATGTCCCCAGCTTTCACGCGCATGGCTACCAGGAAAGAGTCTCCTCTGTTCGGGTTCAGAGCGGCACGTGAGTCCAGCTAAAGCTAGTCGCCGTCCCCTACAGCTTCAAACTAATCCAATTCCACTTGTGCTCCTTACACGCCAGTTGGGTGGGCTACCAATATCCGGGCTACAGAGGCTACCAGTATCTGTTCGAGAAGGGCGAGTATAAGGACAACACGGAGTTCGGCGCCCAGATCCCACAGATCCAGTCGGTTCGGCGCATCAGAGACATGCAGTGGCATCAGAGGGGTGCTTTTCATCCCGTCAACTAAGCTCATGCGTATTTCCAAGTATGAACCTTGACCTCTGCACGCTTACTCCCATCCAGCAATGAGCATTTCCTTCATGAGTTGCAAACTGCATGGATAGGCCAACTCATTGCAGCTGTTGCAGAAGTGAATCATTTGAAGCGACTGAATAATAAATTGCTTCTTGCTTACATTTCTCGACGCGAGTCTGTTCTGTGAAAATGACCAGAATGTGCTACACCATCTCAATGTTCTTAGCTGTCAGCTGGCCTGAGAAACTTGATTTTTTGCCCAAATTTGCATCAGGGTCGATCGCTAATATAGGCTAATGTGACAATGTCATGATTACAGCAAATATTTGCACGAAAAACAATTCAAggacatgaaaagaaaaagaataatcaattaaaataattaattatggCAGTAACTCAGTGTGTCTTGTGCTGCTTGATCCGTACATTTGGGATAAATCTGAAGTTCATCATCTGATATAGACAATCATTACGCGGATATTCTTGGAGTTTGCCAGAGAAACAGACAAAAGCCCACCAATTCAAAGTGTtattaatgttcaaactgtaCATAGTGTTACAGTGGCACAAACGTTTGCCTTTTAATCcaatacaaaacatttgttgcctTTCATGTACAGCTTTACTCCCAATTATTCCCAATTATTCAAGTAGAGGATATTTTTCAACGCACAGTtcaattgtatttaatttgtgAGTACTATAGGCTAGCatgcatttgtatttaatctttatttataaaattgtatttgagTTAAAAAGggcatttatattttatgatcaatgcttttaaattgaattattatttagaaacactttaaagcgcagTTAGTGTGAATGTTCAAAATGTACATAATAAAACGTTGGCGAGGTATTTCTTGGCGTTGACGGCAGGGTGCGCTGTTGGCAGTTGACGTGACTCCCCGTTAGTtagtgaagaagaagagccgATGGCACGAAGCCGTAGTTAGCTAGTCAGTATGCGCCTCTCAAATGCCTCAATTTTCTCCACTACTTCTTAATTGAGGTGCAGAAGTTCACGTTTGTGCTACAGTTCTTCCGTACATTGGCATTCTTTCTCAACCCTGACTCTGCTAAAACGGTATGAAACGTTTTACACTTAAACGAGACTTCATACTCCCTTGTGCTGTAGTAGCTAACCAGTGAGAATCATCATGGTAAATTTAAAGGGAGCAATTTTCCATTCTAGACTCAAAATTGAGACTTTGCTTTTAGTGGTAGTACATCAAAGTGGGACTCCCTAAACCTTatcaattaataaataataaaatttgtTGCTGCTTACTATTTTGTATACAGCTCGTGGGAGAGTTGGTCACCGTTTATAGTGAGGATGTATATAAAATTGATAAACATACAACGTAGTTGTCTTTGAATATATTTTGGACATCACACTGAAAGTAGAAATCCATTTGGATGAGGTCTGATGATCGTTGTGGCCATTTAGTTAGCTCTCGTCGACCAAGCCATATATGGCATAAATTTCCTTCTATTGGGTAGAAGTAAATAAAGAACGGTGTAACACTACCTATCTTATATAGAACTTTAGATTAAATCTCAATAATCTCAAATAATCATAATGCTatgtttaaattaaaaactttATTGATGTCCATTGTCCATAAATTTAACCATTTAAAATAGTGCTACATACAAAATTAGAACAGTAAAGCTTGGGTTTATTGGAAAATTGTCAAAATGATTGTAGACCCAATGATGTAATCACATCACTGTCTCAACAGCAAAGATGCCTGTCCAGTGCAGCAACTGCGTTGAGAAGCGTGCCATGCTGAAACGTCCAAAGACGGGCCACTCGCTGTGTAAGGAGTGCTTCTTCTGGGCCTTCGAGGAGGAGGTGCATCAAACCATCGTGGCGGCAAAGTTATTCCAACCTGGTGAGATCGTTGGGATCGCTGCATCTGGTGGCAAAGATTCCACAGTTTTGGCGCACCTGATGAAGCTCCTGAACGAGAGGTACTCGTACGGCTTGAATCTCATGCTCCTCTCTGTGGATGAGGGCATCACTGGTTACAGAGATGATTCTTTGGAGACGGTGAAGAGGAATCAGCAACAGTATGAGCTTCCACTGAAGATCGTGTCATATGAGGAGCTGTACGGATGGACTATGGACGCCATAGTGAAGCAAGTGGGACTAAAAAATAACTGCACCTTCTGTGGCGTGTTCCGACGACAGGCGCTGGATAGAGGAGCCGTCATGCTGAAAGTGGACAAGATATGCACAGGTAAGTTTATCATagagttttgcttttttaatcaattatatttgaataaataatacattttaataataaatcacTTTTTGCTGATGTTGAATGAATGAGGTTGCATTTAAGTCAATGAAGACTAATGCCTGTGGTTTTCTGCAGGTCACAATGCCGATGATGTAGCCGAAACGGTACTGATGAATGTCTTGCGAGGGGACATTGCGCGTCTGCGGCGGTGTACCGCCATCTCCACCAACAGCGAAGGCGACGGGGTCGTACCACGCTGCAAGCCTCTCAAATACGCCTATGAGAAAGAGATCGTTTTGTATGCTTACTTCAAAAAGTTGGACTATTTTTCCACGGAATGCATCTACTCTCCCAATGCTTATCGCGGCTACGCAAGGACCTTTTTAAAAGATCTGGAGAGCATACGTTCCAGCTCCATCATTGATATCATCCACTCGGGAGAGAATCTTTCTGTACGAGAGGGGGTGAAGATGCCTGTGCAGGGAACTTGCAGCAAGTGTGGTTATATCTCCAGTCAGACATTGTGTAAGGCCTGTGTGCTGCTGGAGGGTC is drawn from Syngnathus acus chromosome 9, fSynAcu1.2, whole genome shotgun sequence and contains these coding sequences:
- the crybb2 gene encoding beta-crystallin B2 translates to MATDHQNPASKQQQPGSSALKLVIYEQENFQGRCHELTGPCNNLQEAGVEKVGSILVLCGPWVGYEQTECKGEQYVFEKGEYPRWDSWTNSRRSDTIAAFRPIKVDSQEHKIVLYENPSFAGKKIEIIDDDVPSFHAHGYQERVSSVRVQSGTWVGYQYPGYRGYQYLFEKGEYKDNTEFGAQIPQIQSVRRIRDMQWHQRGAFHPVN
- the ctu1 gene encoding cytoplasmic tRNA 2-thiolation protein 1, with the translated sequence MPVQCSNCVEKRAMLKRPKTGHSLCKECFFWAFEEEVHQTIVAAKLFQPGEIVGIAASGGKDSTVLAHLMKLLNERYSYGLNLMLLSVDEGITGYRDDSLETVKRNQQQYELPLKIVSYEELYGWTMDAIVKQVGLKNNCTFCGVFRRQALDRGAVMLKVDKICTGHNADDVAETVLMNVLRGDIARLRRCTAISTNSEGDGVVPRCKPLKYAYEKEIVLYAYFKKLDYFSTECIYSPNAYRGYARTFLKDLESIRSSSIIDIIHSGENLSVREGVKMPVQGTCSKCGYISSQTLCKACVLLEGLNRGLPKLGIGKHHRLHEKIVNNEPFTEKEVRKLKVLDI